AACCTGCAGATCAACAGGCTGCAACAGGTTTCGTATCAGAAGAACATAAAGGCTCTGAAGATTAAGTCCTATCATAGGAAACAAGGCTTAAAAGCATGTGGAGCAAGGCTTTGCTCAGATACAGGGCTGGTGGGAGCTGTCACGATAACAGCCTGTGCACCAGCACACACCACCAGATGGGATTTGCCAATGGCTGGGTGAAGGTCTGCCTCTGTCCAGTTATGATGTGTGTGTTCTTTCCCCAGGGACTGACACTAGCCCATCCACTGCCCTGACTCTTGCCCTTGGAGGAAGCCAGTCATGGGGGAAACAGGCAAAGAAGAGTATAAAATACAGTCATTTGATGCCGAGACgcagaagctgctgaaaacaGCCCTCAAAGGTCAGCAGGCTTTGTActtgctcctctgctgcagcttggCAGGCACGTGAGGCTGGACCCCTGTAAGGAACACCCAGCGTTCAGTGTAGAAGAGCTGTTCCACAAACACTGTTCATCCCTGACTGGGTCCTGTTGGTGAATCTTCTCCAGGAAGGTCTTTGCTCCCCCCTCTTTTTACCCCCTCTCACCTTCTCCCCAGTGTTTAACGGTGCTGCTGTTCAAACTCAGCTCCTGGTTCTCATCAATGGGGTTCTGTCTGATTTCAGGGTACCCCCTCTCCTGCCCTAACCTAGCATCTCTGCCCGGGCCTGGCCTCTCATCCCTCTCCTGCACCCTGTTCCTGTTCACTGTCCCTCCATGATGTGGGGtcatctcctcctcccagcGCATGGGGTCTCCTGCTCACTGGTCACATCTCTGTTCAAAGCCCTGCAGGAGTTTGCCCATCTTGCTCTCACTAACCCAGCTTTGAAGCAGTGTTGGGATTTCACATTCAGATCAACTTGCTTCCAGTATTATCTGCGTTCTCCATCACTTTCCCATTGTGATGGCTGTGTCTCCAGCCTGGGAGGACCATGTACCACTGGAGCTGGTGTCTCCAAAGCAGCCGGTGTGTGAGAAGGGACTGGGACTCTTGATGTGGGAGCAAGCATGAGGTTTTGCACCATACAACATGGTTGTACCAGGCCCCACACTGACCTTGATTGCTTTCTAGGTACTCCAAGCAGGACACGAAGGGTGCTGGCTCCTAACAGTGCTTCTCCTCTTTGCAGACCCCAGCAACGTGGACCTGGAGAAAGTGGCCAATATTATAGTGGACCAGTCCCTCAAAGACCGTGTATTCAGCAAGGAAGCAGGGCGCATCTGCTACACCATCATCCAGGTGAGAGCTCCTCGTGTCTGGGCTTTGGGCTGGGCCAGGAGAGGCTTTGCCCCAGCCCTGTGCCATGACCCctcagctcttctgctgcttgccCTTTGCTGTGGCAGCATCCAGATGAGCAGCAgtgagcacaggctgcagctttCCTGCCTCTGGGGGCAGTCACAGGAGGGTATCTGTGTGGTCCTGCATCCCCTGAGTagcagcatccccctgcccctctcACACCCCCAGTTCATGCCTCCATCCTGCTTTGTGGGCTCACAGGCAGAGAGCAAACAAGTTGggcagagcatcttcaggagGAGCCTGCTGAACCGGCTGCAGCAGGAGTACAAGGACCGGGAGGAGCTGCGCACCCGCTCGC
This portion of the Lathamus discolor isolate bLatDis1 chromosome 13, bLatDis1.hap1, whole genome shotgun sequence genome encodes:
- the MIF4GD gene encoding MIF4G domain-containing protein isoform X1, which encodes MGETGKEEYKIQSFDAETQKLLKTALKALQEFAHLALTNPALKQCWDFTFRSTCFQYYLRSPSLSHCDGCVSSLGGPCTTGAGVSKAADPSNVDLEKVANIIVDQSLKDRVFSKEAGRICYTIIQAESKQVGQSIFRRSLLNRLQQEYKDREELRTRSLQAWICYVTFICNIFDYLRVNNMPMMALVNPVYDCLFRLAQPDSLRKEEEVDCLVLQLHRIGEQLEKMNSQRMDELFSLLRDGFLLQEGLSSLSQLLLLEIIEFRAADWKMTDAAQKYYYSEVTD